In a single window of the Pseudogemmatithrix spongiicola genome:
- a CDS encoding vWA domain-containing protein, whose protein sequence is MRFHTYKKFSPESADAVDLQALLDKLADFLLQSGFAGGGPANPWGFEDEEPGGDRSLDALKQAILDALIQSGQFTPEMLEALRGDGDDISEDKLAKLLDDIVQRLMAEGFLKAEQPPQAPAGHQSVFGPGGLAKAAAQDVQFDLTSKGIDFLGYKALRGILGGIGKSNFGSHDTPYLATGIEADAGSKPYEFGDVLNLDVNETLKAAMLRTGSLDVPMDLDYSDLMVRQSEYRSSCATVLMLDCSHSMILYGEDRFTPAKKVALALTHLIATQFPGDSIKTILFHDSAEEIPIGALAKAQVGPYHTNTAEGLKLARRILMAQKKDMRQIIMITDGKPSALTMPDGRIYKNSMGLDAYVLQETLQEVAACRKSGIPVNTFMLARDRALVEFVKMVSAITRGRAYFTNTMSLGQFILMDFLKRKTSRVS, encoded by the coding sequence GTGCGTTTCCATACCTACAAGAAGTTCAGCCCCGAGTCCGCGGATGCCGTGGACCTGCAGGCATTGCTGGACAAGCTCGCGGACTTCCTCCTCCAATCGGGATTCGCCGGCGGCGGACCAGCCAACCCTTGGGGCTTCGAAGACGAGGAACCGGGTGGCGACCGCTCCCTCGACGCGCTCAAGCAAGCCATCCTCGACGCGCTGATCCAAAGCGGCCAGTTCACGCCGGAGATGCTCGAGGCGCTGCGCGGCGATGGCGACGACATCTCCGAGGACAAGCTCGCCAAGCTGCTCGACGACATCGTGCAGCGTTTGATGGCCGAGGGCTTCCTGAAGGCCGAGCAGCCGCCCCAGGCGCCCGCGGGGCACCAAAGCGTGTTCGGGCCCGGAGGCTTGGCGAAGGCCGCAGCGCAGGACGTGCAGTTCGATCTTACCTCGAAGGGCATCGATTTCCTAGGCTACAAGGCGCTGCGCGGCATCCTGGGTGGCATCGGCAAGAGCAACTTCGGCTCGCACGACACGCCGTATTTGGCGACGGGCATCGAGGCCGATGCGGGCAGCAAGCCCTATGAGTTCGGCGACGTGCTGAACCTCGACGTCAACGAGACGCTCAAGGCCGCGATGCTCCGCACCGGCTCGCTCGACGTGCCGATGGACCTCGACTATTCGGACCTGATGGTGCGGCAGAGCGAGTACCGCTCGAGCTGCGCGACCGTGCTGATGCTCGACTGCTCGCACTCGATGATCCTCTACGGCGAAGACCGCTTCACGCCGGCCAAGAAGGTGGCGCTGGCGCTGACGCACCTGATCGCGACGCAGTTCCCGGGTGATTCCATCAAGACGATCCTGTTCCACGACTCGGCGGAAGAGATTCCCATCGGCGCGCTGGCCAAGGCGCAGGTGGGGCCGTATCACACGAACACGGCGGAAGGTCTCAAGCTCGCGCGGCGCATCCTGATGGCGCAGAAGAAGGACATGCGCCAGATCATCATGATCACCGACGGCAAGCCCAGCGCGCTGACGATGCCGGACGGCCGCATCTACAAGAATTCGATGGGGTTGGACGCCTACGTGTTGCAGGAGACGCTGCAGGAAGTGGCGGCCTGCCGAAAGAGCGGGATTCCCGTGAACACGTTCATGCTGGCGCGGGACCGCGCGCTGGTCGAGTTCGTGAAGATGGTGAGCGCGATCACGCGCGGGCGGGCGTACTTCACGAACACGATGTCGCTGGGGCAGTTCATCCTCATGGACTTCCTGAAGCGGAAGACCAGTCGGGTCAGCTAA